A stretch of Chaetodon auriga isolate fChaAug3 chromosome 21, fChaAug3.hap1, whole genome shotgun sequence DNA encodes these proteins:
- the nktr gene encoding NK-tumor recognition protein isoform X5: MDCGQLITKSANDVLEGKRKWTSHSADSSLSSDESSSQFSSVESESESDEKHKHRKHKRHAKSKRSKKKRRESKKEKNITSSKKSSPVEREMPEGENEVDGEKEQSGKREKPVVRPEEIPPVPENRFLLRRDMPSQEEKAEIVEKEETSLSADQKPAVSKSGRKIKGRGTMRYHTPTRSKSRSTSVEECGSSETPPHWKEEMKRTKVYQPPSIERWSKGDKLNDHSSSRWDDSSDSAWSRSAEHSSDRSSKRSSLRRQQKKEKKKAKHKKKAKKRKHSKKKSSKTKPQESHRSEGERSVSSERKSRRSRSPSRSSSNHHHSSARRRRRSSLSFRDSRSYSRSYTSSHSRSRGRSRSYSRSRSLSRSRSRSLSRSRSQSYSRSRSRSRSRYRSRSPSKKRSSSRSPRKRKASKPKLDAMIHMPDKLPDSKVLPVPRLPTVPAPENVPVIPLSDSPPPSRWKPGQKPWKPSYIHIQEIKAKVAPSNISSSGQAADSVTEKAQTSVTPKCLPGESGGDKVHKPVRRSHSRSSRSKSYSRSYSRSRSRSYSRSRSRSPYRYNSRSSSYSRSDSENSQKTSHKKKNSLDKEWKAYYSSLRRVKNLDKYISLPASQDPQSESESKAGCDHSPDISVSKKSGSVEKKERGSSQDQETKHHSSVPVESFNSRSEWDSDSDKVSQSNTAALSKQQKQAVQSSEAVHKKLPALTAWNSESDSENITGKTLAISEKEEGEASSESDYETSRKTSEAEVAVVQKTAAATATAASDQLEKTPEKPAEPEKHKSKKKAKRKHKHKRRSENKSSSHHSKDKGKRSKRKHQKLKETFHWQPPLEFGEEEDEDESKREKQSPGVIVKERPAVDTMNAKEQHLTSLNKNPSREEDRGQQRAKHPEPHLQSSSRNGANLPSIKEQESFDDMDICTPEHDAEILEPPLTQDSHNAPEVTLKSTSKSSDMASKDRALPHGKEQPSVTSTTTAAGLQDEAATGNPPGTAINFKWRPLKGMSAVQNVNVPPVATKNLQLQENQSSNTQGVRMEIKSKSRVRPGSLFDEVRKTARLNQRPRNQESSSEERSPSVAKTRGTSRARSQKKSRSVSRKSRSVSSHRSRSRGWSHSYSRSRSRSRSSSSSSRSRSRSRRRRRRGRGRSRSRSSTDRSYRSHSRTYSRSHSRSRSYDRRRRSRSDSYDSYSSRSRSVSRRRGRRRSDSYRSSDRHSRSYRSSSRSSSRRRSHSRSSRYS, translated from the exons ATGGACTGCGGACAACTTATCACCAAGTCCGCTAATGATG TACTGGAAGGCAAGAGGAAGTGGACTTCACATTCTGCTGACTCGTCCCTCAGTTCCGATGAGTCGTCCTCTCAGTTCTCTTCGGTGGAATCTGAAAGTGAATCTGATGAAAAGCACAAACATCGCAAGCACAAGAGACATGCCAAGAGTAAACGGTCCAAAAAGAAACGGCGAGAATcaaagaaggagaagaacaTCACGTCCTCGAAGAAAAG CTCTCCTGTGGAAAGAGAGATGCCGGAGGGCGAGAATGAAgtggatggagagaaggagcagagcgGGAAGAGAGAGAAGCCTGTCGTCCGACCAGAGGAAATCCCGCCGGTGCCGGAGAACCGCTTCCTGTTGCGGCGGGACATGCCATCGCaggaagagaaagcagagat AGTCGAGAAAGAAGAAACGTCTCTTTCAGCTGACCAGAAACCAGCTGTCTCTAAGTCTGGACGGAAGATCAAAGGCAGAGGAACGATG AGATATCACACCCCCACAAGGTCTAAATCGCGCTCTACCTCTGTCGAGGAGTGTGGCAGCAGCGAAACTCCGCCACATTGgaaagaagagatgaagagaacCAAAGTTTATCAGCCACCGAGCATCGAGCGATGGAGCAAAGGAGACAA ATTGAATGACCATTCCTCAAGCAGATGGGACGACAGCAGCGACTCTGCGTGGTCGCGGTCTGCAGAACACTCCTCAGACCGAAGCTCTAAGAGATCCAGTCTGCGCCGCcaacagaagaaagagaagaagaaagccaAACACAAGAAGAAGGCCAAAAAACGGAAGCACAGCAAGAAGAAGAGCTCGAAGACCAAGCCTCAAGAGTCTCACCGGTCGGAGGGTGAAAGGTCGGTGTCTTCAGAAAGAAAGTCCAGGAGATCCCGCTCTCCCTCCCGCTCCTCTTCGAATCACCATCATTCGTCAGCTCGGAGGAGACGGCGGTCCTCGCTGTCTTTCAGAGACTCGCGGTCCTACTCTAGATCTTACACGTCCAGTCATTCCAGATCTAGAGGGAGGTCCAGGTCTTATTCGAGGTCCAGAAGCCTATCTAGGTCTAGAAGTCGGTCTTTGTCTAGATCCAGATCTCAGTCCTATTCTAGATCCAGGTCGAGATCAAGATCCAGATACAGATCTAGGTCTCCATCCAAAAAGAGGAGTTCATCCAGATCCCCAAGAAAGAGGAAAGCCAGTAAGCCCAAACTGGACGCCATGATCCATATGCCTGACAAGCTTCCAGACAGCAAAGTCCTGCCTGTCCCCAGACTCCCCACTGTCCCAGCTCCTGAAAATGTCCCTGTGATCCCGCTGAGCGACAGTCCTCCACCCTCACGCTGGAAACCTGGTCAGAAGCCCTGGAAGCCCTCCTACATCCATATTCAGGAAATTAAAGCTAAAGTAGCTCCCAGTAACATTTCCTCCTCCGGACAAGCTGCTGATAGCGTCACTGAAAAAGCTCAGACTTCAGTGACACCCAAGTGTCTGCCGGGTGAGTCTGGAGGTGACAAAGTACACAAACCTGTCCGGCGCTCACACAGCAGGTCCTCCAGAAGCAAGTCCTACAGCCGTTCATACAGTCGCTCGAGGAGCAGAAGTTACAGtaggtccaggtccagatcccCTTATCGGTATAACAGCAGGTCATCCTCCTACAGCAGATCAGACTCTGAAAACTCCCAGAAAACATCTCACAAAAAGAAGAATTCACTAGACAAGGAGTGGAAGGCGTATTACAGCTCTCTGAGGAGAGTAAAAAATTTAGATAAGTACATTTCACTCCCTGCTAGTCAAGATCCTCAGTCTGAATCAGAGAGCAAGGCTGGCTGTGATCATAGCCCTGACATCAGTGTCTCGAAGAAAAGTGGCTCtgtggagaaaaaagagagaggcagctcACAGGATCAAGAGACGAAGCATCACAGCTCAGTGCCGGTGGAGAGCTTTAACAGCAGGTCTGAATGGGATAGTGACAGCGATAAAGTGAGCCAAAGCAACACTGCCGCCctgtcaaaacagcagaaacaagcagtTCAGTCCAGTGAAGCTGTTCACAAGAAGTTGCCTGCTCTCACCGCATGGAATTCAGAAAGTGACTCTGAAAATATAACTGGCAAGACTTTGGCCATATCTGaaaaagaggaaggggaggcCAGTTCAGAATCAGACTATGAGACTTCTAGGAAGACGTCTGAGGCGGAGGTCGCTGTGGTGCAGAAGACCGCAGCCGCCACCGCCACCGCCGCTTCTGATCAGTTGGAGAAAACTCCTGAGAAACCCGCAGAGCCTGAGAAGCACAAGAGCAAGAAGAAGGCCAAACGTAAGCACAAGCACAAGAGAAGAAGTGAGAACAAAAGCAGCTCCCATCACAGTAAGGACAAAGGAAAGCGATCCAAGAGGAAACATCAGAAGCTCAAAGAGACTTTTCACTGGCAGCCACCTTTAGAgtttggagaggaggaggatgaagatgaatcAAAACGAGAGAAGCAAAGTCCTGGCGTCATCGTCAAAGAAAGACCTGCCGTGGACACCATGAATGCAAAGGAGCAACATTTAACCTCTTTAAACAAGAATCCTTctagagaagaagacagaggtcaacagagagcaaaacacCCTGAACCTCATCTTCAGTCATCCAGCAGGAACGGTGCTAATTTACCCAGCATCAAAGAGCAGGAGTCGTTCGATGATATGGACATTTGTACCCCTGAGCATGATGCTGAAATTTTAGAACCTCCACTTACACAGGACTCTCACAACGCCCCTGAAGTAACCCTAAAATCTACCTCAAAGTCTTCAGATATGGCAAGTAAAGATAGAGCTTTGCCTCATGGCAAAGAGCAGCCATCTGTTACATCCACAACAACCGCTGCTGGACTGCAAGATGAAGCAGCCACCGGCAACCCTCCTGGCACTGCCATCAATTTCAAATGGAGGCCTCTGAAAGGAATGTCAGCTGTACAGAATGTGAACGTGCCCCCCGTCGCCACAAAAAACCTCCAGCTACAAGAGAACCAGTCCTCCAACACGCAGGGAGTACGAATGGAGATAAAAAGCAAAAGCCGGGTCCGACCGGGATCTCTGTTCGACGAGGTTCGCAAGACCGCCCGGCTCAACCAGAGGCCGAGGAACCAGGAGAGCTCCAGCGAGGAAAGGTCCCCGTCGGTGGCAAAGACGAGGGGAACATCCCGTGCACGGTCCCAGAAGAAGTCCAGATCCGTATCTAGGAAGTCTCGCTCCGTCTCCAGCCACCGGTCCCGCTCCAGAGGCTGGTCCCACTCCTACAGCAGGTCCAGGAGTCGATCCcgcagctccagctcctcctccag GAGCCGCAGCAGGAGTCgacggaggaggaggcgtgGAAGAGGACGGTCACGCTCTCGAAGCAGCACGGATCGAAGTTACAGGAGTCACAG TCGGACGTACAGCAGAAGTCATTCCAGAAGTCGCTCCTATGACCGCCGCCGGAGATCCAG GTCAGACTCGTACGACAGCTATTCCAGTCGAAGTCGGAGTGTGAGCAGGAGACGAGGTCGCCGACGAAGTGACAGCTACAGGAGCTCAGACCGCCACTCACG GTCGTACCGCTCCTCCAGTCGCAGTTCTTCCAGGCGCAGAAGTCACAGCCGCAGCAGTCGTTACAGTTGA